One region of Paucibacter aquatile genomic DNA includes:
- a CDS encoding type 2 periplasmic-binding domain-containing protein, whose product MKPNLTTPVCARPVARLLAGLLLSFSLGSAWAEMVIIVNPKNPVANMSAEQVSALFLGKSNVMPSGGTAAPVDQLEAGPLYEEFYAKVAGKSSSQVKAAWSRLTFSGKGTPPRAMASSVEIRKFVASNVDAIGYIEKSAADASVKVVLSVN is encoded by the coding sequence ATGAAACCAAACCTCACGACCCCCGTCTGTGCTCGCCCCGTCGCTCGCCTCTTGGCGGGCTTGCTCCTCAGCTTCAGCCTGGGCAGCGCCTGGGCCGAGATGGTCATCATCGTCAACCCGAAGAATCCGGTCGCCAATATGAGTGCCGAGCAGGTCAGCGCGCTGTTCCTGGGCAAATCGAACGTGATGCCCTCGGGCGGCACGGCGGCGCCGGTGGACCAACTGGAAGCCGGTCCGCTTTACGAAGAGTTCTACGCCAAGGTGGCCGGCAAATCGAGCTCGCAGGTCAAGGCGGCCTGGTCGCGCCTGACCTTCTCGGGCAAGGGCACGCCGCCGCGCGCCATGGCTAGTTCGGTCGAGATCCGCAAATTCGTGGCCAGCAATGTCGATGCCATCGGCTACATCGAGAAGTCCGCCGCGGATGCCAGCGTCAAGGTCGTGCTCTCGGTGAACTGA
- a CDS encoding S1/P1 nuclease, giving the protein MRVHFLSRLLAACVLVSSAAAQAFGPHGHQTVGGIADQLLAGSSTAKAVRAVLGSNLQTASVWADCAKGVGQVKAGAPFAYDGSGPYPECDYYENPASQAALVAFVKRNAKSCYSNSSDEVCRHKSYHYTDISPLREAYAPGLAGSSDHDIVHAVNACIRVLQGQDAPAPFNIRSKKEALRLLAHYLGDLHQPLHVVSAYLDPAGFSFDPDQPGQDPKRVAKASTKGGNLILLGSSKLHGLWDSIPGPLAVKLLAGEGASEARQVSATPGPLDEWAERWASDTLQSGLPALAALKFGPQNPDGRWKASHGSSYSRERSALQRAQIVKAGARLAELLRAVMP; this is encoded by the coding sequence ATGCGAGTTCATTTTCTGTCGCGGCTGCTGGCCGCTTGCGTGTTGGTGTCCAGTGCGGCGGCCCAGGCCTTCGGGCCGCATGGGCATCAGACAGTTGGAGGCATTGCCGACCAGCTGCTGGCCGGCAGCTCCACGGCCAAGGCGGTGCGCGCTGTGCTGGGCTCCAATTTGCAAACCGCGTCCGTCTGGGCCGATTGCGCCAAAGGCGTGGGCCAGGTCAAGGCCGGCGCACCGTTTGCCTACGATGGCAGCGGCCCCTACCCTGAGTGCGATTACTACGAGAACCCGGCCAGCCAGGCGGCGCTGGTGGCCTTCGTCAAGCGCAATGCCAAGAGCTGCTACAGCAACTCCAGCGACGAAGTCTGCCGCCACAAGTCCTACCACTACACCGACATCTCCCCGCTGCGCGAGGCCTATGCCCCGGGCCTGGCGGGCAGCAGCGACCATGACATCGTCCATGCGGTGAACGCCTGCATCCGCGTGCTGCAAGGCCAGGACGCGCCAGCGCCCTTCAACATCCGCAGCAAGAAAGAAGCCCTGCGCCTGCTCGCGCATTACCTGGGCGATCTGCACCAGCCCTTGCATGTGGTGTCGGCCTATCTCGACCCTGCCGGGTTCAGTTTCGACCCGGATCAGCCAGGGCAGGATCCCAAACGCGTGGCCAAAGCTTCGACCAAGGGCGGCAATCTCATCCTGCTCGGCAGCAGCAAGCTGCATGGCTTGTGGGACAGCATCCCGGGGCCGCTGGCCGTCAAGCTGCTGGCCGGCGAGGGGGCCAGCGAGGCGCGTCAGGTGTCGGCAACACCGGGTCCGCTCGATGAATGGGCCGAGCGCTGGGCCAGCGACACCTTGCAGTCGGGCCTGCCCGCACTGGCTGCGCTCAAGTTCGGCCCGCAAAATCCCGATGGGCGCTGGAAGGCCAGCCATGGCTCCAGCTACAGCCGCGAACGCAGCGCCTTGCAGCGCGCTCAGATCGTCAAGGCTGGCGCGCGCCTTGCAGAACTCCTGCGGGCGGTGATGCCCTGA
- a CDS encoding response regulator: MNTHGFERAIQANWMRLVAQGPARPAAPERSPGGDSETQPQARRPLVLLVEDNQINQVVALEFLALMGVESLLANNGQEALQACTRATPDLVLMDIQMPGMDGLECTRRLRSLQEAGSLARFPILALTAHALESDIAASLAAGMDEHLTKPLDFSALRQHLSRWLVLPGMSS; the protein is encoded by the coding sequence ATGAACACACATGGTTTCGAGCGCGCCATCCAGGCCAACTGGATGCGTTTGGTCGCGCAAGGCCCCGCCCGCCCGGCGGCGCCTGAGCGCAGCCCCGGCGGCGATTCCGAAACCCAGCCCCAAGCCCGCCGCCCCCTGGTCCTGCTGGTGGAAGACAACCAGATCAATCAGGTCGTGGCCCTGGAGTTCCTGGCCCTGATGGGCGTGGAGTCCCTGCTGGCCAACAACGGCCAGGAAGCCCTGCAGGCCTGCACGCGCGCCACCCCGGACCTGGTGCTGATGGACATTCAAATGCCCGGCATGGACGGCCTGGAATGCACCCGCCGCCTGCGCAGCCTGCAAGAAGCCGGCAGCCTGGCGCGCTTCCCCATCCTGGCCCTGACGGCCCATGCGCTGGAAAGCGATATCGCCGCCAGCCTGGCCGCCGGCATGGACGAGCACCTGACCAAACCCCTGGATTTCAGCGCTCTGCGCCAGCACCTGAGCCGCTGGCTGGTGCTGCCGGGCATGAGCAGCTGA
- the uvrA gene encoding excinuclease ABC subunit UvrA has translation MSEGTIRIRGARQHNLKNLDLDLHTGELTVVTGPSGSGKSSLVFDTLYAEGQRRYVETFSAYARQFLDRMDRPAVDKVEGVPPAIAIDQTNPVRTSRSTVGTMTELNDHLKLLFARSAQLFDKKTAQAVRHDTAQTIYLELLERTKEQDPRIVLTFPVELPATTSSEEVTQWLSASGFTRVQAEREVATPTGPRKLLDVVADRFRLQGADKQRAMEAIELCLKRGSGRLNVYVLPADEGDAVLWRYSTGLHCPDSDLRYQEPQPALFSFNSAMGACETCRGFGRVIGVDLGLVIPDEKKTLRNGAIKTLSTPAWKDSQDDLLRYAGEAGIPRDTPWNQLSQAQRDWVIHGSPNWTGNWNKQWYGVMRFFEYLESKAYKMHIRVLLSKYRSYTTCGTCDGARLKTEALLWRVGSKELADSLLPPAQRLMPKGVDWSRAQLEALPGLALHDLMQLPIHRLRSFLDQLQLPSSLLDDALKLLLEEIRNRLKYLCDVGIGYLTLDRQSRTLSGGEVQRINLTTALGTSLVNTLFVLDEPSIGLHPRDMNRIVQAMHRLRDAGNTLVVVEHDPAVMLAADRLIDMGPGPGEKGGQIVFDGTPESIRAADTLTGAYLGSRKFVGMGLKRPVEASTPKLILEGVREHNLRNVSVEFPLQRMVVVTGVSGSGKSTLMQDVLYPALARHFGQATETPGQHDRLLGADWLADAVFVDQSPIGKTARSNPASYVGAFDELRKLFAATPLAAERSYTAGMFSFNAGDGRCPTCGGSGFEHVEMQFLSDVYLRCPDCDGRRYRAEMLDVKLQRAEREMSVADVLELTVSEAVRLFKDDREVLAKLQPIIDVGLEYVKLGQPVPTLSGGEAQRLKLAGFLAEAASKPRQAVAKKGTLFMFDEPTTGLHFDDIAKLMRALRKLLAIGHSLILIEHNLDVIRAADWLIDLGPEGGEDGGELVCVGTPEEVKEHPTSHTALALREYSAQMDRPAMKVEEGRPLQSLIRARRQSAHLDNNIQIVNAKEHNLKSVNVNIPRGKFNVITGVSGSGKSTLAFDILFNEGQRRYLESLNAYARSIVQPAGRPEVDAVWGIPPTVAIEQRLSRGGRKSTVATTTEVWHFLRLLYVKLGVQHCVHDGTPVRPQSVESIAAQLLRDHKGQHVGLLAPLVVNRKGLYTDLAKWAKGRGYTHLRVDGEFTPTAPWPRLDRFKEHTLELPVGDLIISVDKEAELRELLAKALDFGKGVLHLLTPLDGLHEAIAAGRSTAGLGTVKVFSTKRACPTCGTSYGELDPRMFSYNSKHGWCNSCVGTGLALTREQRKALDDSVVDDKGGREQSFAGQEVDIEGLADQPCGDCHGTRLNPSARAVTFESQAISTVASWSVKQARAWVDGLELMGRDAEIARDVVSEIQGRLEFLEEVGLGYLTLDRAAPTLSGGEAQRIRLAAQLGSNLQGVCYVLDEPTIGLHPRDNQILLKALGRLSDLGNTLVVVEHDEDTIRRADHIIDIGPGAGKRGGHVVAQGSAADLALQTDSVTGRFLAHPLIHPLQARREMLDDAPRLRVLDATLHNLQKVNIDVPLHRLVAVTGVSGSGKSTLARDVLLANMAMAVPLRKAPAHWIGCAGIEGHEKVDRVLEVDQTPIGKTPRSCPATYIGFWDAIRKLFAETLESKARGYAPNRFSFNTGEGRCPGCEGQGMRTIEMSFLPDVKVLCDQCHGQRFNPETLGVSWRGKSIGDVLAMEVDEAVEFFAAMPAIGHPLKLLQDVGLGYLTLGQPSPTLSGGEAQRIKLVSELVKVRDEVGRRGQKAPHTLYVLDEPTVGLHMADVERLIRVLHRLVAGGHSVVVIEHDLDVIAEADWVIDLGPDGGTAGGEVVVAGTPEQVVAKGSHTGQALRPVLSRSTA, from the coding sequence ATGTCCGAAGGCACCATCCGCATCCGCGGCGCCCGTCAACACAATCTCAAGAACCTCGATCTGGATCTGCACACGGGCGAGCTGACCGTGGTCACCGGCCCCAGCGGCTCGGGCAAGTCCAGCCTGGTGTTCGACACCCTGTACGCCGAAGGCCAGCGACGCTATGTCGAAACCTTCTCGGCCTATGCCCGCCAGTTCCTGGACCGCATGGATCGCCCGGCGGTGGACAAGGTCGAGGGCGTGCCGCCGGCGATTGCCATCGACCAGACCAACCCGGTGCGCACCAGCCGCTCCACGGTCGGCACCATGACCGAGCTGAACGACCACCTCAAGCTCTTGTTCGCCCGCTCGGCCCAGCTCTTCGACAAAAAGACCGCGCAGGCGGTGCGCCACGACACGGCGCAGACGATTTATCTGGAACTGCTGGAGCGCACCAAGGAGCAAGACCCGCGCATCGTGCTGACCTTCCCGGTCGAGCTGCCGGCCACCACCAGCAGCGAGGAAGTGACGCAGTGGTTGTCGGCCAGCGGTTTCACGCGCGTGCAGGCCGAGCGTGAAGTCGCCACGCCCACCGGGCCGCGCAAGCTGCTCGATGTGGTGGCGGACCGTTTCCGCCTGCAGGGCGCCGACAAGCAGCGCGCCATGGAAGCGATCGAGCTGTGTCTCAAGCGCGGATCGGGTCGATTGAATGTTTACGTTCTCCCCGCCGACGAGGGTGACGCCGTCCTGTGGCGTTACTCAACCGGCCTGCATTGCCCCGACAGCGATCTGCGCTACCAGGAGCCCCAGCCGGCGCTGTTCTCCTTCAATTCCGCCATGGGCGCCTGCGAGACCTGCCGTGGTTTCGGCCGCGTCATCGGCGTGGACCTGGGTCTGGTGATCCCGGACGAGAAGAAGACCCTGCGCAATGGCGCGATCAAGACGCTGTCGACCCCGGCCTGGAAGGACAGTCAGGACGACTTGCTGCGCTATGCCGGCGAGGCCGGCATCCCGCGCGACACGCCCTGGAACCAGCTCTCGCAGGCCCAGCGCGATTGGGTGATCCACGGCTCGCCGAACTGGACCGGCAACTGGAACAAGCAGTGGTACGGGGTCATGCGCTTCTTCGAGTACCTGGAGAGCAAGGCCTACAAGATGCACATCCGGGTGCTGCTGTCCAAGTACCGCAGTTACACCACCTGCGGGACCTGCGATGGCGCCCGCCTCAAGACCGAGGCCCTGCTCTGGCGCGTCGGCTCCAAGGAGCTGGCCGATTCGCTGTTGCCCCCGGCTCAGCGCCTGATGCCCAAGGGCGTGGACTGGAGCCGTGCCCAGCTGGAAGCCTTGCCGGGCCTGGCCTTGCATGACTTGATGCAGCTGCCCATCCATCGCCTGCGCAGCTTTCTGGATCAGCTGCAGCTGCCCAGCAGCCTGCTCGACGATGCTCTCAAGCTGCTGCTGGAGGAGATCCGAAACCGGCTCAAATACCTCTGCGATGTCGGCATCGGCTACCTCACGCTGGACCGCCAGAGCCGCACGCTCAGCGGCGGCGAGGTGCAGCGCATCAACCTGACCACGGCCCTGGGCACCTCGCTGGTCAACACGCTGTTTGTGCTGGACGAGCCCAGCATCGGCCTGCATCCGCGCGATATGAACCGCATCGTCCAGGCCATGCACCGCCTGCGCGATGCCGGCAACACCCTGGTGGTGGTCGAGCATGACCCGGCCGTGATGCTGGCGGCCGACCGGCTCATCGATATGGGCCCCGGCCCGGGCGAGAAGGGCGGGCAGATCGTCTTTGACGGCACGCCGGAGTCCATCCGCGCGGCCGACACCCTGACCGGCGCCTACCTCGGTTCGCGCAAATTCGTCGGCATGGGCCTGAAGCGCCCGGTGGAGGCCAGCACGCCCAAGCTGATTCTGGAGGGCGTGCGTGAGCACAACCTCCGTAACGTCAGCGTCGAGTTCCCTCTGCAGCGCATGGTGGTGGTGACCGGCGTGTCGGGCTCGGGCAAGAGCACGCTGATGCAGGATGTGCTGTACCCGGCCCTGGCCCGACACTTCGGCCAGGCCACCGAGACGCCGGGCCAACACGATCGCCTGCTCGGCGCCGACTGGCTGGCCGATGCGGTGTTTGTGGACCAATCGCCGATCGGCAAGACCGCGCGTTCCAACCCGGCTTCCTACGTCGGTGCCTTCGATGAGCTGCGCAAGCTGTTTGCCGCCACACCGTTGGCGGCCGAGCGCAGCTACACGGCCGGCATGTTCAGCTTCAATGCCGGCGATGGCCGCTGTCCGACCTGCGGCGGCTCGGGCTTTGAGCATGTGGAGATGCAGTTCCTGTCCGATGTCTACCTGCGCTGCCCGGACTGCGATGGCCGGCGCTACCGCGCCGAGATGCTCGATGTGAAGCTGCAGCGTGCCGAGCGCGAGATGAGCGTGGCCGATGTGCTGGAGCTGACGGTCAGCGAAGCGGTGCGCCTGTTCAAGGACGACCGCGAGGTGCTGGCCAAGCTGCAGCCCATCATCGATGTGGGCCTGGAGTATGTGAAGCTGGGCCAGCCCGTGCCCACGCTCTCGGGTGGCGAAGCGCAGCGGCTCAAGCTGGCCGGCTTTCTGGCCGAGGCGGCGAGTAAGCCACGCCAGGCCGTGGCCAAGAAGGGCACGCTCTTCATGTTCGACGAGCCCACCACCGGCCTGCACTTCGACGACATCGCCAAGCTGATGCGTGCGCTGCGCAAGCTGCTGGCCATCGGCCATTCGCTGATCCTGATCGAGCACAACCTCGATGTGATCCGTGCGGCCGACTGGCTGATCGACCTCGGCCCCGAGGGTGGGGAAGACGGCGGTGAGCTGGTTTGCGTGGGCACGCCCGAAGAAGTCAAGGAGCACCCCACTTCGCACACCGCCCTGGCCTTGCGCGAGTACTCGGCGCAGATGGACCGCCCCGCCATGAAGGTGGAAGAGGGCCGGCCGCTGCAAAGCCTGATCCGCGCGCGCCGGCAGTCGGCCCATCTGGACAACAACATCCAGATCGTCAACGCCAAGGAACACAACCTCAAGTCGGTCAACGTCAACATCCCGCGCGGCAAGTTCAATGTGATCACCGGCGTCTCGGGCTCGGGCAAATCGACCCTGGCTTTTGACATCCTGTTCAACGAGGGCCAGCGGCGCTATCTCGAATCGCTCAATGCCTACGCGCGCTCCATCGTGCAGCCGGCGGGCCGGCCCGAGGTCGATGCCGTCTGGGGCATTCCGCCCACGGTGGCCATCGAGCAGCGCCTGAGCCGCGGCGGCCGCAAGAGCACGGTGGCCACCACCACCGAGGTCTGGCATTTCCTGCGCCTGCTCTACGTCAAGCTAGGCGTGCAGCACTGTGTGCACGACGGCACGCCGGTGCGGCCGCAGAGTGTCGAGTCCATCGCCGCCCAGCTGCTGCGCGATCACAAGGGCCAGCATGTGGGCCTGCTGGCCCCCCTGGTGGTGAATCGCAAAGGCCTCTACACCGACCTGGCCAAATGGGCCAAGGGCCGTGGCTACACCCATCTGCGCGTGGACGGCGAGTTCACGCCCACCGCGCCCTGGCCGCGTCTGGACCGCTTCAAGGAGCACACGCTGGAGCTGCCGGTCGGCGACCTCATCATCAGCGTGGACAAGGAGGCCGAGCTGCGCGAGTTGCTGGCCAAGGCCCTGGATTTCGGCAAGGGCGTGCTGCATCTGCTGACCCCGCTGGACGGCCTGCACGAAGCCATCGCTGCCGGCCGCTCGACCGCGGGTCTGGGCACCGTCAAGGTCTTCAGCACCAAGCGCGCCTGCCCGACCTGCGGCACGAGTTATGGTGAGCTCGATCCCCGCATGTTCAGCTACAACAGCAAGCATGGCTGGTGCAACAGCTGCGTGGGGACAGGTCTTGCCCTGACGCGCGAACAGCGCAAGGCGCTGGACGACTCGGTCGTCGACGACAAGGGCGGCCGCGAGCAGAGCTTTGCCGGCCAGGAGGTGGACATTGAAGGCCTGGCCGACCAGCCCTGTGGCGATTGCCATGGCACCCGCCTGAACCCTTCGGCGCGCGCCGTGACCTTTGAGTCGCAAGCCATCAGCACGGTGGCGTCCTGGAGCGTCAAGCAGGCGCGCGCCTGGGTCGACGGCCTGGAGCTGATGGGCCGCGACGCCGAGATCGCCCGCGATGTGGTCAGCGAAATCCAGGGGCGCCTGGAGTTCCTGGAAGAGGTGGGCCTGGGCTATCTGACCCTGGACCGCGCCGCGCCCACGCTCTCGGGCGGCGAGGCGCAGCGCATCCGCCTGGCCGCACAGTTAGGCTCGAACTTGCAAGGCGTTTGCTATGTGCTGGACGAGCCCACCATCGGCCTGCATCCGCGCGACAACCAGATCCTGCTCAAGGCCCTGGGCCGGCTCAGCGATCTGGGCAACACCTTGGTGGTCGTGGAGCATGACGAAGACACGATTCGCCGCGCTGACCACATCATCGACATCGGCCCCGGCGCCGGCAAACGCGGCGGCCATGTGGTGGCCCAGGGCTCGGCGGCCGATCTGGCCTTGCAGACCGATTCGGTCACTGGCCGCTTCCTGGCGCATCCGCTGATCCACCCGCTGCAGGCACGGCGCGAGATGCTGGACGACGCCCCGCGCCTGCGCGTGCTTGATGCCACTCTGCACAATCTGCAAAAGGTAAACATCGATGTGCCCCTGCACCGGCTGGTGGCGGTGACCGGTGTGTCGGGCTCGGGCAAGTCCACCCTGGCGCGCGATGTGCTGCTGGCCAATATGGCTATGGCCGTGCCCCTGCGCAAGGCGCCGGCCCACTGGATCGGCTGCGCCGGCATCGAGGGCCACGAGAAGGTGGACCGCGTGCTGGAAGTGGACCAGACGCCCATTGGCAAAACCCCGCGCAGCTGCCCGGCCACCTACATCGGTTTCTGGGACGCGATCCGCAAGCTCTTTGCCGAAACACTGGAGAGCAAGGCGCGCGGCTATGCACCCAACCGCTTCAGCTTCAACACCGGCGAGGGCCGCTGCCCCGGCTGCGAAGGCCAGGGCATGCGCACCATCGAGATGAGCTTCCTGCCCGATGTGAAGGTGCTGTGCGACCAATGCCATGGCCAGCGCTTCAATCCGGAGACCTTGGGCGTCAGCTGGCGTGGCAAGAGCATTGGCGATGTGCTGGCCATGGAGGTGGACGAGGCGGTGGAGTTCTTCGCTGCCATGCCGGCCATCGGCCACCCGCTCAAGCTCTTGCAGGATGTGGGCCTCGGCTATCTGACCCTGGGCCAGCCCTCGCCGACACTGTCGGGCGGCGAGGCGCAGCGCATCAAGCTGGTGTCTGAGCTGGTCAAGGTGCGCGACGAGGTGGGCCGCCGCGGCCAGAAGGCGCCGCACACGCTTTATGTGCTGGACGAACCCACCGTGGGCCTGCACATGGCCGACGTCGAGCGTCTGATCCGCGTGCTGCACCGCCTGGTGGCCGGCGGCCATTCGGTGGTGGTCATCGAGCACGATCTGGATGTGATCGCCGAAGCCGACTGGGTCATCGACCTGGGCCCGGACGGCGGCACGGCCGGCGGCGAGGTGGTGGTGGCCGGCACGCCGGAGCAGGTGGTGGCCAAGGGCTCGCATACGGGGCAGGCGCTGCGGCCGGTCTTGAGCCGGAGCACCGCTTGA
- a CDS encoding nuclear transport factor 2 family protein: MDLTLCSTHRDLIEQFWRTANDGDWPAFEALLSPDVVYLVPQTRERIRGREHFVEFFRSWPEAWRAELTRCIVDERGAVTVIDFLTARGSETGISFFELKDGQITEIRDFWPSEYEPPQRMIAAVERY; the protein is encoded by the coding sequence ATGGACCTCACGCTTTGCAGCACACACCGAGACCTGATCGAACAGTTTTGGCGCACGGCCAATGACGGCGATTGGCCGGCCTTTGAGGCCTTGCTCAGCCCCGATGTGGTCTACCTGGTGCCGCAAACGCGCGAGCGCATCCGTGGGCGCGAGCACTTCGTCGAGTTCTTTCGCAGCTGGCCCGAGGCCTGGCGGGCCGAGCTGACGCGCTGCATCGTCGATGAGCGTGGTGCGGTGACGGTGATCGATTTTCTGACCGCGCGCGGCAGTGAAACCGGCATCTCCTTCTTCGAACTGAAGGACGGGCAGATCACCGAGATCCGCGACTTCTGGCCCAGCGAATACGAACCGCCGCAGCGCATGATTGCCGCCGTCGAGCGCTATTGA
- a CDS encoding cysteine-rich CWC family protein, with translation MRAPDPAPTLLNDRCPRCGGGFHCGAADAHCDCFDLQLSPALRERLAATYSSCLCLACLRELAAQEASAGTTPGRQ, from the coding sequence ATGAGAGCCCCTGACCCCGCCCCGACGCTCTTGAACGACCGCTGCCCGCGCTGCGGCGGTGGTTTTCACTGCGGCGCCGCTGACGCGCATTGCGACTGCTTTGACTTGCAACTGAGCCCGGCCTTGCGTGAGCGCTTGGCGGCAACGTACTCCAGCTGCCTGTGCCTGGCCTGCCTGCGCGAGCTGGCGGCGCAAGAGGCCAGCGCCGGCACAACGCCCGGGCGACAATAG
- the ylqF gene encoding ribosome biogenesis GTPase YlqF, producing MAINWFPGHMNSTRNAINDRMKAGLDVVIELLDARLPGSSANPLLAQLTAGKPTLKLLNKQDLADPERTALWLAHYNSLPDTRAIGLDASNKAPAQALIKACRELAPLRGGMVKPLRVLICGIPNVGKSTLINTLASKRSAKTGDEPGITKVEQKIVLDQDFYLFDTPGMLWPKIAIEESGYNLAASGAVGRNAFDEEEVALELLAYLRRHPAYLDMLKARYKLGEVEGMNDEQLLTEIGRKRGAMLGGGRVNLQKAAEVLMYEFRQKVLGPISLETPEEFKAWAAVAEEREAARQAKAAARKNKRLKGPATRAERDASLAAPENPESTELDEEAEREG from the coding sequence ATGGCGATCAACTGGTTCCCGGGGCATATGAACTCCACCCGCAATGCGATCAACGATCGCATGAAGGCGGGGCTCGATGTGGTGATCGAGTTGCTCGATGCGCGCCTGCCCGGCTCCAGCGCCAACCCGCTGCTGGCCCAGCTGACGGCGGGCAAGCCCACGCTCAAGCTACTCAACAAACAGGACCTGGCGGACCCCGAGCGCACCGCGCTTTGGCTGGCCCACTACAACAGCCTGCCCGACACCCGCGCCATCGGCCTGGATGCGAGCAACAAGGCGCCGGCCCAGGCCTTGATCAAGGCCTGCCGCGAGCTGGCGCCGCTGCGCGGTGGGATGGTCAAGCCCCTGCGGGTGCTGATCTGCGGCATTCCCAATGTCGGCAAGTCCACCCTGATCAACACGCTGGCTTCCAAGCGCAGTGCCAAGACCGGCGATGAGCCGGGCATCACCAAGGTCGAGCAGAAGATCGTGCTGGACCAGGACTTCTACCTCTTCGACACGCCCGGCATGCTCTGGCCCAAGATCGCCATCGAGGAAAGCGGCTACAACCTGGCCGCCAGTGGCGCGGTGGGCCGCAATGCCTTCGATGAGGAAGAGGTGGCCTTGGAGCTGCTGGCCTATCTGCGCCGCCACCCGGCCTACCTCGACATGCTGAAGGCGCGCTACAAGCTGGGCGAGGTCGAGGGCATGAACGATGAGCAGCTGCTGACCGAGATCGGCCGCAAGCGGGGCGCCATGCTGGGCGGCGGCCGGGTCAATTTGCAGAAGGCCGCCGAGGTGCTGATGTACGAGTTCCGGCAAAAGGTGCTGGGCCCGATCTCGCTGGAAACGCCCGAGGAGTTCAAGGCCTGGGCCGCGGTGGCCGAAGAGCGCGAGGCTGCCCGCCAGGCCAAGGCTGCGGCGCGCAAGAACAAGCGCCTCAAGGGCCCGGCCACAAGGGCGGAGCGCGATGCCTCCTTGGCCGCCCCCGAGAACCCTGAAAGCACGGAGCTCGACGAGGAAGCCGAGCGCGAAGGCTGA
- a CDS encoding malonate--CoA ligase, which yields MKSPAPLPSATSSAPSTAVTGNLFAALRAAFPEDLDSCAFECADGEGLRYSWRDLERGTAMLANLLLSLDLPEGSRIAAHCEKSVEALMLYLAVLRAGFVYLPLNPAYQAAELGYFIQDAEPAVLVCAGKNFGWASKLAFMAGVQNVFTLNEDRSGTLLDRAAAMSDQHSPALRRSEDLAAILYTSGTTGRSKGAMLSHGNLLSNALTLKDLWDWQPGDVLIHALPIFHVHGLFVASHGALLNGSRMIWFSKFEPRAVLRRLPEATVFMGVPTLYVRLLAEPGLNLEACRSMRLFISGSAPLLIETFRDWQARSGHTILERYGMSETLMLTSNPCRAADGARIGGTVGPALPGVSLRVRTAEGGDCATGDIGQIEVRGPNVFGGYWRMPEKTREEFTADGWFKTGDVGCVDENGYVKIVGRSKDLVISGGFNVYPAEIEGFLNELPGVAESAVIGVPHPDFGEAVVAVLIAKPGASLDPAAISSTLKSRIAGFKVPKQILLAPELPRNAMGKVQKNLLRQQHAGLFA from the coding sequence ATGAAGAGCCCCGCCCCCCTGCCCTCCGCAACCTCCTCCGCGCCCAGCACAGCCGTCACCGGCAATCTGTTTGCCGCCCTGCGCGCCGCCTTCCCTGAAGACCTGGACAGCTGCGCCTTCGAATGCGCCGATGGCGAGGGCCTGCGTTACAGCTGGCGCGATCTGGAGCGCGGCACCGCCATGCTGGCGAACCTGCTGCTGAGCCTGGACCTGCCCGAGGGCAGCCGCATCGCCGCCCATTGCGAGAAGAGCGTGGAAGCGCTGATGCTTTACCTGGCCGTGCTGCGCGCCGGCTTCGTCTACCTGCCGCTGAACCCGGCCTACCAGGCGGCCGAGCTGGGCTACTTCATCCAGGACGCCGAGCCCGCCGTGCTGGTTTGCGCCGGCAAGAACTTCGGCTGGGCCAGCAAGCTGGCCTTCATGGCCGGGGTGCAAAACGTCTTCACCCTCAACGAAGACCGCAGCGGCACCCTGCTGGACCGCGCCGCCGCCATGTCCGACCAGCACTCGCCCGCCCTGCGCCGCAGCGAGGACCTGGCCGCCATCCTTTACACCAGCGGCACCACCGGGCGCAGCAAGGGTGCCATGCTCAGCCACGGCAATCTGCTCAGCAATGCGCTGACCCTGAAAGACCTGTGGGACTGGCAGCCCGGCGATGTGCTGATCCACGCCCTGCCCATCTTCCATGTGCACGGCCTCTTCGTCGCCTCGCATGGCGCCCTGCTCAACGGCAGCCGCATGATCTGGTTCAGCAAGTTCGAGCCGCGCGCCGTGCTGCGCCGCCTGCCCGAAGCCACGGTCTTCATGGGCGTGCCCACGCTCTATGTGCGCCTGCTGGCTGAGCCTGGCCTGAACCTGGAGGCTTGCCGCAGCATGCGGCTTTTCATCAGCGGCTCGGCGCCGCTGCTGATCGAGACCTTCCGCGACTGGCAGGCCCGCAGCGGCCACACCATCCTGGAACGCTACGGCATGAGCGAAACCCTGATGCTCACGTCCAACCCCTGCCGCGCGGCAGACGGCGCGCGCATCGGCGGTACGGTCGGGCCGGCCCTGCCCGGCGTGAGCCTGCGTGTGCGCACGGCCGAGGGCGGCGATTGCGCCACCGGCGACATCGGCCAGATCGAGGTGCGCGGCCCCAATGTCTTCGGCGGCTACTGGCGCATGCCCGAAAAGACCCGAGAGGAATTCACCGCCGACGGCTGGTTCAAGACCGGCGATGTCGGCTGCGTGGATGAAAACGGTTATGTGAAGATCGTTGGCCGCAGCAAGGACCTCGTCATCAGCGGCGGCTTCAATGTCTACCCGGCCGAGATCGAAGGCTTTCTCAACGAACTGCCCGGCGTGGCCGAATCGGCCGTGATCGGCGTGCCCCACCCCGACTTTGGCGAAGCCGTGGTCGCCGTGCTGATCGCCAAGCCCGGCGCCAGCCTGGACCCTGCCGCCATCAGCAGCACGCTCAAATCCCGCATCGCCGGCTTCAAAGTGCCCAAGCAGATCCTGCTGGCGCCCGAGCTGCCGCGCAATGCCATGGGCAAGGTGCAGAAAAACCTGCTGCGCCAGCAGCATGCCGGCCTGTTCGCATGA